One region of Gossypium raimondii isolate GPD5lz chromosome 6, ASM2569854v1, whole genome shotgun sequence genomic DNA includes:
- the LOC105774622 gene encoding DNA replication complex GINS protein PSF3 has protein sequence MANYYNIDDILAEEEFVPVVFHKAANGVIIDPSSETNSVEQGAKVELPLWLAQDLYLRQAISISVPACFNQRTRLEIQADAACVDLKSRSPYFYEFGCKIAPLVGDKTIEILLLSAFKIRYKEILTKAYTAAYTTASKFLTLLTKEESNLYEAAQVSMSAFKKWRMGGPRLQRASVLGRKRRSFE, from the exons atggcgAATTACTACAATATCGATGACATTCTTGCAGAGGAAGAG TTTGTTCCAGTTGTTTTTCATAAAGCAGCAAATGGAGTTATAATCGATCCAAGTTCTGAAACAAACTCC GTTGAACAAGGAGCAAAAGTGGAGCTTCCATTGTGGCTTGCTCAAGACTTGTACTTAAGGCAAGCCATATCCATAAGCGTCCCTGCCTGTTTCAATCAAAG AACACGGCTGGAAATCCAAGCTGATGCTGCTTGTGTGGATCTTAAATCTCGATCTCCATATTTTTATGAGTTTGGATGCAAGATAGCACCACT GGTTGGTGATAAAACCATTGAAATCTTGCTCTTATCGGCATTCAAGATCAGATATAAGGAGATCTTAACCAAGGCATATACTGCAGCATACACAACGGCTTCGAAATTCTTGACCCTTCTAACAAAAGAAGAATCAAATT TGTATGAAGCAGCTCAAGTTTCGATGTCGGCCTTTAAGAAGTGGCGGATGGGCGGCCCCAGGCTTCAAAGAGCTTCAGTTCTTGGAAGGAAAAGGAGGTCATTTGAATAA
- the LOC105774203 gene encoding putative ABC1 protein At2g40090 — MATRSLWRTRAKLAVAATALCTGGAAATVATSDDPAAALKLCTAVPLRLLRDSATAASIVFDYQYSLWGLPEGSNERAKIKHEVHLRSARKLQELCFRNGGIYIKLGQHIGQLEYLVPQEYVLTMRESMLNKCPVSSYDQVCEVFKKELGETPDKVFDEFDPKPIASASLAQVHIARTHDGQKVAVKVQHTHMTDTAAADQATVEFLVNTLHRLFPSFDYRWLVAEIQESLPKELDFLIEAKNSVKCLENFRKLSPHIADYVYAPEVHWSLSTSKLLTMEFMDGAYVNDVITIQKLGIQPSDVARLVSQTFAEMMFKHGFVHCDPHAANLLVRPLPSGKRRIFGKKKPQLILLDHGLYKELDFSTRFSYASLWRALVFSDANGIKEHSVKLGAGEDLYVLFAGILTMRPWNRVIDPAVDHLVIKGTDSDRSELQMYASQYFPQISELLRRLPRVILLMLKTNDCLRAVNNSLLQGSSLETFLIIGRVSSEAVVEAKMTQMKSLFSRIDIWFEEFLFEARLLALQIAFWLLRVRNALT, encoded by the exons ATGGCAACGCGATCCCTTTGGCGTACGCGCGCCAAGCTAGCGGTTGCCGCCACTGCCCTTTGTACGGGAGGTGCAGCCGCTACTGTCGCCACCTCTGACGACCCCGCCGCAGCTCTCAAGCTCTGCACCGCCGTCCCTCTCCGCCTTCTCCGTGACTCCGCAACTGCTGCCTCTATCGTCTTCG ATTACCAGTATTCATTATGGGGACTGCCAGAAGGAAGTAATGAGAGAGCTAAGATTAAACATGAAGTTCATTTAAGATCGGCACGAAAGCTTCAAGAACTTTGTTTTAGAAATGGAGGAATTTATATCAAGCTTGGCCAACATATTGGGCAATTG GAGTACCTAGTTCCTCAGGAGTATGTTCTTACAATGAGGGAGTCGATGTTGAATAAGTGTCCGGTTTCTTCGTATGATCAAGTATGTGAAGTCTTCAAGAAGGAACTTGGAGAGACACCTGATAAA GTTTTCGATGAATTTGATCCAAAACCGATAGCAAGTGCTTCTCTTGCGCAAGTCCATATTGCTCGTACGCATGATGGTCAAAAAGTTGCTGTGAAG GTTCAGCACACTCACATGACAGATACTGCGGCTGCAGACCAAGCCACTGTGGAATTCCTTGTCAACACTCTACATCGGTTATTCCCATCTTTTGATTATAG ATGGTTGGTTGCTGAAATTCAAGAGAGTTTACCCAAG GAGCTAGACTTTTTGATAGAGGCAAAGAACAGCGTCAAATGTTTGGAAAATTTTCGGAAGCTGTCTCCTCATATTGCAGATTATGTTTATGCACCAGAGGTGCATTGGTCTTTGAGTACCTCAAAGCTTTTAACAATGGAATTTATGGACGGTGCATATGTGAATGATGTCATTACCATTCAAAAACTTGGAATCCAACCTAGTGATGTTGCAAGATTG GTTAGTCAAACTTTTGCTGAGATGATGTTTAAACATGGATTTGTTCATTGTGATCCACATGCTGCTAATTTATTAGTTCGGCCGTTACCTTCTGGCAAAAGGAGAATTTTCG GCAAGAAAAAGCCACAGTTGATATTGTTAGACCATGGTCTTTATAAAGAACTCGACTTCTCTACTAGATTCAGCTATGCTTCTCTTTGGAGG GCATTGGTGTTTTCTGATGCTAATGGAATAAAGGAACATAGTGTGAAATTGGGTGCTGGGGAGGACCTGTATGTGCTATTTGCAGGGATTCTAACGATGAGGCCCTGGAATCGGGTCATTGACCCAGCTGTGGATCATTTGGTCATAAAAGGCACTGATAGTGATCGTTCTGAACTACAG ATGTATGCATCTCAATATTTCCCTCAAATATCCGAGCTTCTCCGTCGACTGCCCCGTGTTATTCTATTAATGTTGAAGACAAATGATTGCTTAAGAGCAGTCAATAACTCGCTG TTACAGGGTTCTTCACTCGAGACATTTTTGATTATCGGAAGAGTTTCTTCCGAAGCTGTTGTCGAAGCAAAAATGACGCAGatgaaatcattattttcccGGATTGATATCTGGTTCGAGGAATTCCTTTTTGAAGCTCGCCTTTTAGCACTGCAGATAGCTTTTTGGCTTTTACGAGTCCGTAATGCATTGACTTGA
- the LOC105773897 gene encoding uncharacterized protein LOC105773897 — protein MGFSKEEKSRRIWRVLKTVFFLITMAISFLVFSAPVFLVLADALLPSALLSASLSPSYLSLQSLSSHFDNYDFRSSLIDIPLISIIRSAVIIVVYSFCDGPKLSRGPYLGITMICSISSLVFVSIKASFVFGSRIPKEGTYVTAMETALFISSLALAIAHMIVAYRTSCRERRKLLVYKIDIEAISACKNGFPRYHKILQQERVK, from the exons ATGGGTTTTTCAAAGGAAGAGAAATCGAGAAGAATTTGGAGGGTATTGAAAACAGTGTTTTTCTTGATAACAATGGCGATTTCGTTCCTCGTATTTTCTGCGCCGGTTTTTCTCGTTCTAGCCGATGCCCTTTTGCCGTCCGCTTTGCTCTCTGCTTCGCTTTCGCCTTCTTATTTATCACTCCAATCCCTTTCTTCCCATTTCGATAACTATGATTTTAGATCTTCTCTCATAGATATTCCCCTGATATCCATCATCAGATCAGCTGTTATAATCG TTGTTTACAGTTTTTGTGATGGGCCAAAACTTTCGAGGGGACCATACCTGGGAATCACAATGATTTGTTCGATTTCATCGTTGGTTTTTGTTTCGATAAAAGCTTCGTTTGTGTTCGGTTCTAGAATTCCTAAAGAAGGGACATATGTTACAGCCATGGAAACCGctcttttcatttcttcattGGCTTTGGCAATTGCACACATGATTGTGGCTTATAGGACAAGTTGCAGAGAAAGAAGAAAGCTCCTTGTCTACAAAATTGACATTGAAGCT ATTTCAGCTTGCAAGAATGGGTTTCCAAGGTATCATAAGATTCTCCAACAAGAAAGGGTGAAGTAA
- the LOC105773896 gene encoding cytochrome P450 90A1, whose product MAIFVHYLSILLISAVIFLLLRAYRLRLLRLPPGNLGLPFVGETLQLISAYKTENPEPFIDERAKRHGSVFTTHVFGEPTVFSADPETNRFILQNEGKLFECSYPGSISNLLGKHSLLLMKGNLHKRMHSLTMSFANSSIIKDQLLVDIDRLIRLNLDSWTDRILLMEAAKKITFELAVKQLMSFDPGEWSESLRKHYVLVIEGFFTVPLPLFSATYRRAIKARREVAGALSKIVKERREEYEKGERKNDMLGALLGGEWEEDQLSNEQIVDFMVALLVAGYETTSTIMTLAVKFLTQTPLALAQLKEEHDGIRLKKSGSEGLQWSDYKSMPFTQCVINETLRVANIISGVFRRTVTDVNIKGYTIPKGWKVFASFRAVHLDHDHFKDARTFNPWRWKNNNLGTSCSGNFYTPFGGGPRLCPGYELARVEISVFLHHLVTQFSWVPAEEDKLVFFPTTRTQKRFPINLQRRR is encoded by the exons ATGGCTATCTTTGTTCACTATCTTTCCATCCTTCTCATCTCCGCCGTCATCTTCCTCCTCCTCCGTGCTTATCGTCTCCGGCTCCTCCGTCTACCGCCGGGAAACTTGGGTTTACCTTTCGTCGGGGAGACTTTACAGCTTATATCTGCTTACAAGACCGAAAACCCCGAGCCGTTTATTGATGAAAGGGCGAAACGGCACGGTTCAGTATTTACGACCCACGTGTTCGGTGAGCCGACTGTGTTTTCCGCCGATCCGGAGACGAACCGGTTCATCTTACAAAACGAAGGGAAGCTGTTCGAGTGTAGCTACCCCGGTTCGATTTCGAATTTGCTGGGGAAACATTCTTTGCTTTTGATGAAAGGAAACCTTCACAAAAGAATGCATTCTTTGACCATGAGTTTCGCCAACTCGTCAATTATCAAAGATCAACTTTTGGTTGACATAGACCGGTTAATCCGGCTGAACTTGGATTCCTGGACCGACCGTATCCTCCTCATGGAAGCGGCCAAGAAg atAACATTTGAATTAGCGGTGAAGCAGCTAATGAGTTTCGATCCTGGTGAATGGAGTGAGAGTTTAAGAAAACATTACGTTCTTGTTATCGAAGGCTTTTTCACCGTTCCTTTGCCTCTCTTTTCCGCCACCTACCGTCGTGCCATCAAA GCAAGAAGGGAAGTGGCGGGAGCATTGAGCAAGATAGTAAAGGAAAGAAGAGAAGAGTATGAAAAGGGTGAAAGGAAGAACGATATGTTGGGAGCATTATTAGGAGGGGAATGGGAAGAAGACCAACTTTCAAATGAACAAATTGTAGATTTCATGGTTGCTTTGCTTGTTGCTGGCTATGAAACTACTTCAACTATCATGACTCTTGCTGTCAAATTCTTGACTCAGACCCCTCTTGCTTTGGCTCAACTCAAg GAAGAACATGACGGTATTAGATTGAAGAAAAGCGGTTCAGAGGGTCTTCAATGGAGTGATTATAAGTCAATGCCATTCACTCAATGT GTTATCAACGAGACGCTACGAGTCGCAAACATTATTAGTGGAGTTTTTAGACGAACGGTGACGGATGTCAACATAAAAG GTTACACAATTCCAAAGGGTTGGAAGGTTTTTGCATCGTTTCGTGCTGTACATCTTGATCATGATCACTTTAAAGATGCTCGCACTTTCAATCCATGGAGATGGAAG AATAATAACTTGGGGACGAGCTGTTCCGGGAATTTTTACACGCCGTTCGGAGGAGGGCCTCGATTGTGCCCTGGATATGAGCTTGCTAGAGTAGAAATCTCAGTCTTCTTACACCACCTTGTAACTCAGTTCAG TTGGGTACCTGCTGAAGAAGATAAGCTAGTTTTCTTCCCCACAACCCGAACCCAAAAGCGATTTCCGATCAATCTGCAGCGTCGGCGTTAA